Proteins encoded by one window of Gammaproteobacteria bacterium:
- a CDS encoding tetratricopeptide repeat protein → MSVLLNALRRAAQERGVNNAPTYNEDLNPERARAQRISYTAKNKNTNYLAWALVSVGAAAAVYLLFGWQPSLDDLAIERLPRSELSSLSEARESATDTDTGNYEQINYNEYLYEAETVSQNKKTDVVEKPRFTKDAAPKPALKNPRQNIASNPAAPTLIAASNSVADNLLNAYAAYQRGDWADAENSYAAVLKQAPQNRDAHLGLAALATTRNQIELAETHYLHVWRKDKNDIEALAGLISINRLPQALDNNQARELLAKYPQQANLQIAVGHYYARDGQWLLAQQAYNRAFSVANNNPDYAYNLAISYDQLNQKTNALQFYRSALELAKQRPATFASSAVENRIQQLASELTSERAP, encoded by the coding sequence GTGAGCGTCTTGCTAAATGCATTACGACGGGCTGCGCAAGAACGCGGCGTTAATAATGCGCCTACTTATAATGAAGATCTAAATCCGGAAAGAGCGCGGGCGCAACGCATCAGTTACACCGCGAAAAATAAAAACACTAATTATTTAGCATGGGCGTTGGTGAGCGTAGGTGCGGCGGCAGCTGTGTATTTATTATTTGGCTGGCAACCTAGTCTGGATGATTTGGCTATTGAGCGTTTACCGCGATCTGAGTTATCTAGCCTAAGTGAAGCGCGTGAGTCCGCTACCGATACAGATACTGGCAATTATGAACAAATTAATTACAACGAATATTTATACGAAGCAGAAACAGTTTCGCAAAATAAAAAAACTGATGTAGTAGAAAAACCGCGATTCACTAAAGACGCTGCGCCCAAGCCAGCCCTAAAAAACCCTCGGCAAAATATAGCATCCAATCCTGCGGCACCCACGTTAATAGCTGCTAGCAACAGCGTAGCCGATAATTTGCTTAATGCGTATGCGGCATATCAACGAGGCGATTGGGCAGATGCTGAAAATTCATATGCAGCTGTTTTAAAACAAGCGCCACAAAATCGCGATGCGCATTTAGGTTTGGCCGCGCTGGCCACGACGCGCAATCAAATAGAGTTAGCTGAAACGCATTATTTACACGTTTGGCGTAAAGACAAAAATGACATCGAAGCATTAGCCGGTTTAATTAGCATAAATCGCTTGCCGCAAGCCTTGGATAATAATCAAGCACGCGAGTTGCTCGCTAAATATCCACAACAAGCCAATTTACAAATTGCAGTAGGCCATTATTACGCCCGCGACGGGCAATGGTTGTTAGCTCAACAAGCTTATAACCGCGCATTTTCAGTAGCTAATAATAATCCTGACTACGCATATAATTTAGCGATTAGTTACGATCAACTAAATCAAAAAACTAACGCGCTCCAGTTTTATCGCAGCGCTTTAGAACTCGCAAAACAACGCCCCGCGACTTTTGCAAGTAGCGCCGTAGAAAATCGTATCCAACAACTTGCTAGCGAACTGACGAGTGAACGCGCACCATGA
- a CDS encoding AAA family ATPase: MYLEHFGLNYPPFRITPDTRSFFAGAERGAVLEALQYAIVNGEGIIKVVGEVGTGKTMLCRMLETTLPEPVHTIYIHNPSVSPENILNTIALEAELIDVPQDKLTVMRRLHAWLLDQYRLNKPVVLLIEEAQSMPLETLEEIRLLNNLETDEHKLLQIVLFGQPELDDKLNNPSIRQFRERITHHFYLHPLDVSSVQAYLNFRLRSAGYRGPDLFQAKLARKLGRGSRGLIRRINIMADKMLLAAYADGTTQLTPKHLQLAARDSEQGRVQILQWRWLLLGLSAGVALTLITVSLLLK; the protein is encoded by the coding sequence ATGTATTTAGAGCACTTCGGCTTAAATTATCCGCCATTCCGTATTACGCCGGACACGCGCTCGTTTTTCGCAGGCGCTGAACGTGGCGCCGTATTAGAAGCATTGCAATACGCCATCGTGAATGGCGAAGGCATTATTAAAGTCGTCGGTGAAGTAGGCACGGGCAAAACCATGTTGTGCCGTATGTTAGAAACTACCTTGCCAGAACCTGTACACACTATATATATACACAATCCTAGCGTAAGCCCTGAAAACATTTTAAATACGATAGCGCTGGAAGCCGAATTAATCGACGTGCCGCAAGATAAATTAACGGTCATGCGACGTTTGCATGCTTGGTTATTAGATCAGTATCGACTTAATAAGCCCGTCGTGTTGTTAATCGAAGAAGCGCAAAGCATGCCGCTAGAAACCTTAGAAGAAATTCGGTTACTCAATAATTTAGAAACCGATGAACATAAGTTATTACAAATTGTTTTATTTGGTCAGCCAGAATTAGACGATAAATTAAATAATCCCTCTATTCGACAATTTCGCGAACGCATTACTCATCACTTTTATTTGCATCCGCTGGATGTGTCTTCAGTACAAGCGTATTTAAATTTTCGTTTGCGCAGCGCAGGTTATCGCGGGCCTGATTTATTTCAAGCTAAGCTAGCGCGAAAATTGGGTCGTGGTAGTCGCGGCTTAATTCGACGCATTAATATCATGGCCGATAAAATGTTATTAGCGGCGTACGCGGACGGCACCACTCAATTAACGCCTAAACATTTACAACTAGCGGCACGCGATAGCGAACAAGGCCGCGTACAAATATTACAATGGCGCTGGTTATTGTTAGGGCTTAGTGCCGGCGTTGCGCTTACCTTAATAACCGTTTCCTTATTATTAAAATAA
- the mshL gene encoding pilus (MSHA type) biogenesis protein MshL translates to MKSGCYFIGRVQRYALNVIIYGLLLILTACGANRIDPPTEGHVGLTAASAKENNTALPLVITPTLAAPQLGNKPGVYTVTVTDVPVRDLLFSLARNSQMNLDVHDDIRGRITLNAIEQTLPQILSRIAQQSNIRYRINDDTIIISADAPYFETYKIPYLNTSRETESRIEVSTEIAAASQGGVGGVSNSQGGNNSMLRLTNRSSNQFWETLFSNIAVIINEKNITQNAARPLSSDNILVNREAGLLSVRANAKQQEQIRVLIENILTSVQRQVLIEATVVEVNLNNEYEAGVNWERLAQSANGLSYQQVFTKNAIAPNNVPPIFVAGYDNPNSRVGDVAATVSLLEEFGDARVLSSPKIMTLNNQTAILKVADNRVYFTIEAETVTQSNGPAVSTFTTTPHVVPVGLVMSMTPFISEKDEVVLNIRPTISRILGFVKDPNPDLAKQNVENLVPEVQVREMESVLRLTNGEIGVIGGLMQDTVSTTTQGIPWISNWPVIGRFFQHRSEKNTKTELVIFLKPIVVQQASINGELKEFRHQLPANVMPAKAAQQ, encoded by the coding sequence ATGAAAAGCGGATGCTATTTTATTGGGCGTGTTCAGCGGTATGCATTGAATGTCATTATCTATGGACTGTTGCTGATATTAACGGCGTGCGGTGCGAATCGCATTGATCCACCTACTGAAGGCCATGTTGGATTAACGGCGGCTTCTGCTAAAGAAAATAATACCGCGCTGCCATTAGTGATTACGCCAACATTAGCCGCGCCGCAGTTGGGCAATAAGCCTGGTGTTTATACCGTGACAGTAACGGATGTACCGGTGCGTGATTTATTGTTTTCATTGGCGCGCAATAGCCAGATGAATTTAGATGTGCATGACGATATTCGTGGGCGTATTACCTTAAATGCTATTGAACAAACCTTGCCACAGATTTTAAGCCGCATAGCGCAGCAGTCTAATATTCGTTACCGTATTAATGATGACACGATTATTATTTCTGCAGACGCTCCTTATTTTGAAACGTATAAAATCCCGTATTTAAATACCTCGCGTGAAACTGAAAGTCGTATAGAAGTGTCCACCGAAATTGCAGCAGCGAGTCAAGGAGGGGTCGGCGGCGTTAGCAATTCACAAGGCGGCAATAATTCCATGCTGCGATTAACGAATCGTTCTAGCAATCAATTTTGGGAAACGTTGTTTTCTAATATTGCAGTAATTATTAATGAAAAAAATATTACGCAAAATGCAGCAAGACCGCTAAGCAGCGACAATATTTTAGTCAATCGCGAAGCAGGTTTATTGTCAGTACGCGCTAATGCGAAACAACAAGAACAAATTCGTGTGCTTATTGAAAATATTTTAACGAGCGTACAGCGGCAAGTACTGATCGAAGCGACGGTAGTAGAAGTAAATTTGAATAATGAATACGAGGCCGGCGTTAATTGGGAACGTCTTGCGCAAAGCGCGAATGGATTAAGCTATCAGCAAGTATTTACTAAAAATGCCATTGCACCGAATAACGTTCCACCGATATTTGTAGCGGGTTATGACAATCCTAATTCGCGCGTAGGCGATGTGGCTGCGACGGTAAGTTTGTTAGAAGAATTTGGTGATGCGCGCGTTTTATCTAGCCCTAAAATTATGACGTTGAATAATCAAACTGCGATTTTGAAAGTAGCAGATAACCGCGTTTATTTTACTATCGAAGCCGAAACCGTTACACAAAGCAATGGCCCCGCTGTGTCTACTTTCACGACGACCCCACATGTAGTGCCGGTGGGTTTGGTGATGTCGATGACACCTTTTATTAGTGAAAAAGATGAAGTGGTTTTAAATATACGTCCGACGATTTCACGAATTTTAGGTTTTGTAAAAGATCCTAACCCAGATTTAGCTAAACAAAATGTTGAAAATTTGGTGCCAGAAGTACAAGTACGTGAAATGGAATCGGTGCTGCGTTTAACCAATGGTGAGATTGGTGTTATTGGTGGTTTAATGCAAGACACGGTTAGCACGACTACCCAAGGCATTCCGTGGATTTCAAATTGGCCGGTGATTGGACGTTTTTTTCAACACCGCAGTGAAAAAAATACTAAAACAGAATTAGTTATTTTTCTTAAACCAATCGTTGTGCAACAAGCCAGCATTAATGGCGAGTTAAAAGAATTTCGTCATCAGTTGCCTGCCAACGTAATGCCTGCAAAAGCAGCGCAGCAGTGA
- a CDS encoding sigma-54-dependent Fis family transcriptional regulator, protein MTAQIKPKHKPVLLLVDDDPLIAETMDYLLRGDYDVITAGDRESAREVVELSPRIPQLALVDLGLPPVQHSPDEGFALIPELLAHNSHMKILVLSGQDEHANIRHALTLGAVDFIPKPSDAALLKARLQHQLMLLEAENKNHIQPTNEWVGSSKVMQLLVQQIQQFSDAPFPVLIEGESGAGKELVAQRLHDAGQRAGKPYLIINCAAFTKDLLEAQLFGYAKGSFTGAARDHAGFFEEAGDGSLFLDEIGELPLELQAKLLRVLENGEFYRLGETRPRLSRARIIAATNKHMIDEVRAGRFRHDLYHRLSILTIKVPPLSVRGDDRFELLDYFRKVYAGSVPPFSLSEAAANVWRDYDFPGNVRELRNVVIRLGTKYPGQSITIEQMLGEVEMGEDVHHLPQLDLSEDDILRVMDRDDFQLEHHLQKLEQQYVSVALRKADGNLSHASKLLKINRTTLYSRLQKLGLK, encoded by the coding sequence ATGACAGCACAGATAAAACCAAAACATAAACCCGTACTTTTATTGGTAGACGACGATCCGCTGATCGCTGAAACCATGGATTATTTATTACGCGGTGATTATGACGTCATCACCGCGGGTGATCGTGAATCGGCGCGGGAAGTAGTAGAGCTATCGCCGCGCATTCCGCAATTGGCCTTGGTTGATTTAGGTTTACCGCCGGTGCAACACAGTCCTGATGAAGGCTTTGCGTTGATTCCAGAATTGCTGGCGCATAATTCTCATATGAAAATTTTAGTGCTGTCAGGACAAGACGAGCACGCCAACATTCGTCATGCGCTTACTTTAGGCGCGGTTGATTTTATTCCTAAACCTTCGGATGCCGCGTTATTAAAAGCGCGTTTACAGCATCAGTTGATGTTGCTAGAAGCCGAAAATAAAAATCATATACAGCCTACCAATGAATGGGTGGGTTCTTCTAAAGTGATGCAATTACTCGTTCAACAAATCCAACAATTTTCTGATGCGCCGTTTCCAGTATTAATCGAAGGCGAATCAGGCGCGGGTAAAGAATTAGTTGCGCAACGTTTACATGATGCAGGTCAGCGCGCCGGTAAACCGTATTTAATTATTAATTGCGCCGCATTTACTAAAGATTTATTAGAAGCACAATTGTTCGGTTATGCAAAAGGTTCTTTCACTGGCGCTGCGCGCGACCATGCGGGCTTTTTTGAAGAAGCCGGTGATGGTAGTTTGTTTCTCGATGAAATTGGTGAGCTGCCTTTAGAACTACAAGCTAAATTATTACGCGTCTTAGAAAACGGTGAGTTTTATCGTTTAGGCGAAACGCGCCCGCGTTTATCTCGTGCCCGTATTATTGCTGCAACCAATAAACATATGATCGACGAAGTGCGCGCAGGGCGTTTCCGTCACGATCTTTATCATCGTTTAAGTATCTTAACGATTAAAGTTCCGCCCTTATCGGTGCGCGGTGATGATCGTTTCGAGTTGTTAGATTATTTTCGTAAAGTATATGCCGGTAGCGTACCGCCATTTAGTTTAAGCGAAGCGGCCGCGAATGTTTGGCGTGACTATGATTTTCCGGGCAATGTGCGCGAACTACGCAATGTTGTGATTCGTTTAGGTACCAAATATCCTGGTCAATCGATTACGATTGAACAAATGTTGGGCGAAGTAGAAATGGGCGAAGACGTTCATCATTTGCCGCAACTGGATTTATCGGAAGACGATATTTTGCGCGTCATGGATCGCGACGACTTTCAATTAGAGCATCATTTGCAAAAACTCGAGCAGCAATACGTCAGCGTTGCCTTGCGTAAAGCCGACGGTAATTTAAGTCATGCGTCTAAATTATTAAAAATTAACCGCACTACTTTATACAGCCGTTTACAAAAACTGGGTTTAAAGTAA
- a CDS encoding type II secretion system protein — MKKHQGFTLIELSLVMIILSILATGLIASARTYWIQSSINEARKTTQQMKQIIMAFAIIEKRLPCPDANGFPGSGVAGPPDGQEDRVAGACVGEKGFFPSVTLGVSRLDPWGQPYRYMVQAAYADDNAGQMSFTLEDPSATIEVRDAADNPLATDLPAIIYSLGPNTADTLATASDIEDQNIDANRIYVQAEYSPNGSNATRFDDIVVWLSPFELRARMVEARVLPEGF; from the coding sequence ATGAAAAAACACCAAGGTTTTACCTTGATTGAGTTATCGCTGGTCATGATTATTCTGAGCATTTTAGCGACCGGACTTATTGCAAGCGCCCGCACTTATTGGATACAAAGCAGCATCAATGAAGCGCGTAAAACCACGCAACAAATGAAACAAATAATAATGGCGTTTGCGATTATTGAAAAACGGTTGCCTTGTCCCGATGCGAATGGTTTTCCCGGCAGCGGTGTTGCAGGACCTCCTGATGGTCAAGAAGATCGCGTCGCAGGCGCGTGTGTTGGAGAAAAAGGATTTTTCCCTTCAGTAACGTTGGGTGTGAGTCGTTTAGATCCTTGGGGGCAACCTTATCGTTACATGGTGCAGGCAGCGTATGCAGATGATAATGCCGGACAAATGAGTTTCACTTTAGAAGATCCATCAGCCACTATTGAAGTGCGAGACGCGGCAGATAATCCTTTAGCAACCGATTTGCCGGCGATTATTTATAGTTTGGGACCGAATACAGCAGATACACTTGCGACTGCTTCGGATATAGAAGATCAAAATATTGATGCTAACCGAATTTATGTACAAGCCGAATATTCGCCGAATGGCAGTAATGCAACACGTTTCGATGATATTGTTGTTTGGTTGTCGCCGTTTGAATTACGGGCGCGGATGGTAGAAGCACGTGTGTTGCCGGAAGGTTTTTAA
- the trmL gene encoding tRNA (uridine(34)/cytosine(34)/5-carboxymethylaminomethyluridine(34)-2'-O)-methyltransferase TrmL: MLHIVLYQPEIPPNTGNIIRLASNTGMQLHLIEPLGFELDDTRLRRAGLDYLEWASVKTYADLAQFQQQVQPARLFGFTTKGSHSLYDVAFQAGDALLFGPETRGLPEDVRESLPASQRLRIPMQANNRSLNLSNSVAIAVYEAWRQLDFKGAG, from the coding sequence ATGCTCCATATCGTTTTATACCAACCTGAAATACCACCGAACACCGGCAATATTATTCGCCTTGCGAGTAATACCGGCATGCAACTGCATTTGATCGAACCGCTGGGTTTTGAACTGGACGACACCCGCTTACGCCGCGCTGGATTAGACTATTTAGAATGGGCCTCGGTTAAAACCTATGCCGATTTAGCGCAGTTTCAGCAGCAAGTCCAACCCGCGCGATTATTTGGTTTCACTACCAAAGGCAGTCATTCATTGTATGACGTCGCTTTTCAAGCGGGAGATGCCCTGTTATTTGGCCCCGAAACCCGTGGCTTGCCGGAAGATGTGCGCGAATCTTTGCCCGCGTCGCAGCGTTTACGGATTCCGATGCAAGCTAACAATCGGAGCCTCAATTTGTCCAATTCGGTCGCGATTGCCGTATATGAAGCATGGCGCCAATTAGACTTTAAGGGTGCTGGCTAA
- a CDS encoding type II secretion system F family protein, translating to MTRFVYKAMDADGLRVQGEIEAANESDVELRVKQMGFDLIRAKPVSRSLLTFGKRKIGQRDIINFIYHQQQLINAKVPIVEALQDLRESIEHPYLKDVTTDLIEAIRSGKTFSEALSQHPDVFDVVMVNMVRVGEASGRLAEVMKEIHGMLEWQDELIAQSKRMLIYPLFVLIAVLCGILLIMTYLVPQLIPFMKMSGQVMPWHTLLLISVSKWTVKYWWLIFTIVGLAIALYPWCLKRYPAFRYKIDEWKLRAPILGNVLYKIKLARFCHYFALTYKSGINLIDAMRLIRPVLANVVLEEALLRAQEKIAEGKRLSDAFAHTGVFPNMVVRMLRIGESAGSLDESLDNVSHYYNREVQDAIGRVQPLLMPLITVLLASIILWVLLSMLSPIMDAVISISAM from the coding sequence ATGACGCGATTCGTTTATAAAGCAATGGATGCTGATGGCCTTCGCGTTCAAGGCGAAATCGAAGCGGCTAATGAATCGGATGTGGAGTTACGCGTCAAGCAAATGGGCTTTGATTTAATCCGCGCTAAACCTGTCAGCCGTTCTTTGTTAACGTTTGGCAAACGGAAGATTGGGCAGCGCGACATTATTAATTTTATTTATCATCAACAACAGCTTATAAATGCAAAAGTACCGATTGTGGAAGCCTTACAAGATTTGCGTGAAAGCATCGAGCATCCGTATTTAAAAGACGTGACCACCGATTTAATTGAAGCGATTCGATCCGGTAAAACTTTCTCAGAAGCGTTGAGTCAACATCCCGATGTTTTTGATGTTGTGATGGTAAACATGGTGCGCGTGGGTGAAGCCAGTGGCCGGCTCGCCGAAGTAATGAAAGAAATTCACGGCATGTTGGAATGGCAAGATGAATTGATTGCGCAATCCAAACGCATGTTAATTTATCCTTTGTTTGTATTAATAGCGGTGTTATGCGGCATATTATTAATCATGACTTACTTAGTGCCGCAGTTAATTCCGTTTATGAAAATGTCCGGGCAAGTTATGCCGTGGCATACTTTGTTATTGATTAGTGTCTCTAAATGGACGGTCAAATATTGGTGGTTAATATTTACTATTGTTGGTTTGGCCATCGCCTTATATCCATGGTGCTTAAAGCGATATCCGGCGTTTCGTTATAAAATTGATGAATGGAAATTACGTGCGCCTATTTTGGGTAATGTGTTATATAAAATAAAATTAGCGAGATTTTGTCATTATTTTGCGCTGACGTATAAATCCGGCATTAATTTAATTGATGCGATGCGGCTAATTCGCCCCGTACTTGCTAACGTAGTGCTTGAAGAAGCGTTGTTACGCGCACAAGAAAAAATAGCCGAAGGCAAACGACTAAGTGATGCCTTTGCGCACACCGGCGTGTTTCCCAATATGGTGGTGCGCATGTTGCGCATAGGCGAAAGCGCAGGTTCTTTGGATGAATCTTTGGACAACGTGAGTCATTATTATAATCGTGAAGTGCAAGATGCCATTGGTCGCGTGCAACCATTATTAATGCCGCTGATTACCGTCTTGCTGGCCAGCATAATATTATGGGTGTTGTTGTCTATGTTGAGTCCGATTATGGATGCCGTCATCAGTATTTCAGCGATGTGA
- a CDS encoding type II/IV secretion system protein, with product MISTKRKRLGEVLLEKRVITEDQLRIALTEQKRTPSPIGKLIVGLGFVTEAVMRDVLGEALGQESIELASTIPDPDALRLIPKEMARSLKLIPLSYDLAARELSLATVDTYDLPKLDRLRAHIGAHIQIRTVLAGEAEIENAIDQFYGHELSMDGILQEVETGEIDYDSLQAHSGQYSHPMVRLVDAMLSDAVKRGASDVHFEPEDGFLRIRYRIDGVLRQVRSLHKHYYSAIAVRIKVIAALNIAETRAPQDGHVSLTIAGRHVDFRVSTQLTTHGENIVLRVLDRQKAIVPLTDLGYSEDALATMKLMMARPEGIILITGPTGSGKTTTLYSILNNLNSERVNIMTLEDPVEYPMPMIRQSSVNEAARLDFANGIRSIMRQDPDIILVGEIRDRDTADMAFRAAMTGHQVYSTLHTNSAPGAIPRLLDIGVLPDILAGNIIGVVAQRLVRRLCKECKTPDNATDAEKHLLKLPLSETFTVYRAKGCRHCDHQGYRGREAMAEVLRFDGDLEEMVAHRATRRELMQLALTKGYRPLVEQGLEKVRNGITTLEEVARVVDLTALQA from the coding sequence ATGATTAGCACAAAACGCAAACGCTTAGGTGAAGTGCTGCTAGAAAAGCGTGTGATCACGGAAGATCAATTACGCATCGCATTAACCGAACAAAAACGCACACCCAGTCCTATAGGTAAATTAATTGTTGGATTAGGCTTTGTTACCGAAGCGGTGATGCGTGATGTCTTAGGTGAAGCGCTCGGACAAGAAAGTATTGAATTAGCGAGCACGATTCCCGATCCTGATGCCTTGCGACTGATCCCAAAAGAAATGGCGCGCAGTTTGAAATTAATTCCCTTGTCATATGATCTGGCAGCGCGTGAGTTAAGTTTAGCAACCGTCGATACTTATGATTTGCCAAAGTTAGATAGATTGCGCGCACACATTGGCGCGCATATACAAATTCGTACCGTGCTGGCTGGCGAAGCTGAAATCGAAAATGCGATAGATCAATTTTACGGCCATGAATTATCCATGGATGGTATTTTGCAAGAAGTTGAAACCGGCGAAATTGATTACGACAGTTTGCAAGCGCACAGCGGTCAATACAGTCATCCGATGGTGCGTTTGGTAGATGCGATGTTGTCCGATGCCGTAAAACGCGGTGCATCAGACGTTCACTTTGAACCAGAAGATGGTTTCTTGCGAATTCGTTATCGAATCGATGGTGTGTTACGTCAAGTTCGTTCTTTGCATAAACATTATTATTCTGCGATTGCGGTGCGCATTAAAGTCATTGCCGCATTAAATATTGCGGAAACACGCGCACCACAAGATGGCCATGTTTCGTTAACGATTGCGGGCAGACATGTAGACTTTCGAGTATCAACACAATTAACGACGCACGGTGAAAATATTGTGTTGCGTGTTTTAGATAGACAAAAAGCGATCGTGCCGTTGACCGATTTAGGTTATAGCGAAGACGCATTGGCGACGATGAAATTAATGATGGCGAGACCCGAAGGCATTATTTTAATTACCGGGCCGACCGGTTCGGGTAAAACAACAACCTTGTATTCCATATTAAATAATTTAAATTCTGAACGGGTAAACATCATGACGTTAGAAGACCCGGTGGAATATCCGATGCCGATGATTCGTCAGTCTTCCGTTAATGAAGCCGCGCGTTTAGATTTTGCTAATGGCATTCGTTCCATTATGCGCCAAGATCCAGATATTATTTTAGTCGGCGAAATTCGTGATCGTGATACTGCTGACATGGCGTTTCGTGCGGCGATGACGGGCCATCAAGTTTATTCTACGTTGCATACTAATTCAGCGCCGGGCGCGATTCCGCGTTTATTAGACATAGGCGTGTTACCGGATATTTTAGCGGGCAATATTATTGGTGTGGTTGCGCAACGATTAGTGCGGCGTTTATGCAAAGAATGCAAAACACCGGATAACGCGACCGATGCCGAAAAACATTTATTGAAATTACCTTTATCAGAAACATTCACTGTTTATCGCGCTAAAGGTTGTCGACATTGCGATCATCAAGGTTATCGCGGTCGTGAAGCGATGGCCGAAGTTTTGCGTTTTGATGGTGATTTAGAAGAAATGGTTGCGCATCGCGCAACCCGTCGAGAATTAATGCAGCTGGCATTAACCAAAGGTTATCGACCCTTGGTAGAACAAGGTTTGGAAAAAGTACGCAATGGCATTACTACGCTAGAAGAAGTTGCGCGTGTTGTGGATTTAACAGCCTTACAAGCATGA